In Triticum aestivum cultivar Chinese Spring chromosome 5B, IWGSC CS RefSeq v2.1, whole genome shotgun sequence, the following proteins share a genomic window:
- the LOC123112488 gene encoding pumilio homolog 5, whose translation MVAGSALPLIGGTGDANWQPSKDLGSYDLLPASLSGKELAFDRNSGAIHGSWRDAAPDRSGSAPPSMEGSLAELDHLIGKHSGNTLRNLSSGAVSSESELCSDPAYLKYYGCKVNLNPRLPAPLVSRESRRLMNRSSKAGEWRPLYDHSSSDRSLTHRSNLSTHKEEPEDDSSSKLDSSSAEDAGCHTDQSTSSIGCHSSKLVGLMQENFPRSTDLYNNSSGPSNTNSGDEESVCCISSSMNSPHDIVKPSDLNGFPIDTPQRPCGPIGSPVKNTLSSNSLAASSPSTSSSSVNNIMGASQQGNPSIEIKSGGAVRAILNGVDSSMKNLNINLNTQGSAHVRQQRQNNVLLQNSSSHCDRTQMIPQGINLPQIPFVNNFSHAHMNLYSGDIQLMSQHGMPTPFYTQSPYYQNSQLPGILMPPYGIDGHGLPSSFLPPFMTNFAPQLPVMTPSDTPLTPTFSGRLAGFPSTGNIAVGAEFSNPLKIYEQPGVTMPPSVPDLSLIHYFQQPSMYHCGLGNPYDTVRPSSNFVGNFTAPFGSEKVVPGIMHQSGQKVQFPNTGACSSPTTRKQGSYVGNHPGTSPYISIPMPYPTTPVSHGQPSSGTYPCDRRNGVPGFQSPSKTTGTGHGIQGQRAGEKSDPNPNCSVGEVRSNKAHMVELSDIKGHIAEYSSDQNGSRFIQQKLENGNTEDKALVFAEILPHASSLMTDVFGNYVIQKMFEHGDSEQRRDLAKKLAGHVLTLSLQIYGCRVFQKALEAIELDQKIELVRELDGHVLECVRDQNGNHVIQKCVECVPVEHIGFVVSAFQGQVASLAMHPYGCRVIQRILEHCSNGSDGLIDEILQSTCILAQDQYGNYVTQHVLEKGKAHERSQIISKLARQVVPMSQNKFASNVIEKCFQHGDVAERDLLIKKILEQTEGNNYLLVMMKDQFANYVVQKILETCNGQQRDALVSRMKGHLQALRKYTFGKHIASRIEQFPGDDGAAPPGSQKKA comes from the exons ATGGTCGCAGGGAGTGCCCTGCCGTTAATTGGAGGTACGGGAGATGCGAACTGGCAACCAAGCAAGGACCTGGGTTCATATGACCTTTTGCCAGCAAGTCTTTCAGGAAAAGAGCTGGCATTTGACAGGAACAGTGGTGCTATTCATGGAAGCTGGAGGGATGCTGCCCCTGATCGCAGTGGGAGTGCACCTCCTAGCATGGAGGGGTCTTTGGCTGAACTTGATCACCTCATAGGCAAGCACAGTGGGAACACATTGAGGAACTTGAGCTCTGGAGCTGTCAGTTCAGAGTCTGAGCTATGCTCTGATCCGGCATACTTAAAATATTATGGCTGCAAGGTGAATTTGAACCCAAGGCTTCCTGCACCGCTTGTCTCAAGAGAGAGCAGAAGGTTGATGAACCGGTCTAGCAAAGCTGGAGAATGGAGGCCATTATATGATCACAGCAGTAGTGACAGGTCCTTGACTCATCGTTCTAATCTATCAACGCACAAGGAGGAGCCTGAGGATGACAGTTCATCAAAGTTAGATTCAAGCTCGGCAGAGGATGCTGGATGTCATACTGACCAAAGCACATCTAGCATAGGGTGTCACAGCTCAAAACTTGTAGGCTTAATGCAG GAAAACTTTCCTCGGAGCACTGATTTATACAATAATTCTTCTGGTCCTTCAAATACCAATTCTGGTGATGAAGAATCTGTCTGTTGCATCAGCTCATCAATGAATTCCCCACATGATATTGTCAAGCCATCAGATTTGAATGGATTTCCAATAGATACCCCTCAACGGCCATGTGGACCTATTGGGAGTCCAGTGAAAAATACACTTAGTAGCAACAGTCTCGCAGCTTCATCTCCTTCGACTTCATCCAGTTCTGTGAATAATATCATGGGTGCTTCTCAGCAGGGAAATCCGAGTATTGAAATTAAGTCTGGTGGTGCAGTGCGTGCCATACTTAATGGTGTGGACTCCAGTATGAAAAACCTGAATATTAATCTGAATACCCAGGGTAGTGCACATGTTAGGCAACAGCGGCAGAACAATGTCTTATTGCAGAATAGCTCATCACACTGTGATCGTACTCAAATGATTCCCCAAGGCATCAATCTTCCTCAAATTCCGTTTGTGAATAACTTCTCTCATGCTCATATGAATCTATATTCTGGTGACATTCAGTTGATGTCCCAGCATGGAATGCCAACACCTTTTTATACACAGAGTCCGTATTATCAGAATTCACAGTTACCTGGTATCTTGATGCCCCCATATGGAATTGATGGCCATGGATTGCCTAGTTCATTCTTGCCACCTTTTATGACTAACTTTGCTCCTCAGCTTCCTGTCATGACACCTTCTGATACTCCTCTTACTCCGACCTTTAGTGGTAGACTAGCTGGTTTTCCTTCAACAGGAAATATTGCTGTAGGAGCTGAATTTTCGAACCCACTTAAGATTTATGAGCAACCTGGGGTGACTATGCCGCCATCTGTACCTGATCTTAGCCTCATTCATTATTTCCAGCAACCATCTATGTATCACTGTGGTCTTGGAAATCCATATGATACGGTGAGGCCAAGTAGTAATTTTGTAGGTAACTTTACTGCTCCTTTTGGTTCAGAAAAAGTTGTGCCAGGAATCATGCACCAGTCAGGACAGAAAGTTCAGTTTCCAAATACTGGAGCCTGTAGCTCCCCTACAACCAGAAAACAAGGAAGTTATGTTGGAAATCATCCTGGCACCTCACCTTACATCAGTATACCAATGCCATATCCTACAACTCCAGTGTCTCATGGCCAACCTTCATCGGGAACATATCCTTGTGACAGGAGAAATGGTGTACCGGGATTCCAGTCCCCATCAAAAACTACGGGCACTGGTCATGGGATTCAAGGGCAGCGAGCGGGGGAGAAATCAGATCCCAATCCAAACTGTTCTGTTGGTGAAGTTAGGTCCAACAAAGCCCACATGGTTGAGTTATCTGACATCAAAGGCCATATAGCGGAATACAG CTCTGACCAAAATGGCAGTCGATTCATTCAGCAGAAGCTGGAGAATGGCAACACTGAAGACAAGGCCTTAGTGTTTGCTGAAATCCTTCCTCATGCTTCATCGTTGATGACTGATGTATTTGGAAATTATGTGATCCAAAAG ATGTTTGAACATGGGGACTCTGAGCAGAGAAGAGACCTTGCCAAAAAGCTTGCTGGTCATGTGTTAACTTTGAGCCTTCAGATATATGGTTGCCGAGTATTTCAGAAG GCCCTTGAAGCAATTGAGCTTGATCAAAAAATAGAACTTGTTCGTGAGCTTGATGGACATGTTCTAGAATGTGTTCGCGACCAAAATGGGAATCATGTTATACAGAAGTGTGTTGAGTGTGTCCCTGTGGAGCATATTGGCTTTGTGGTGTCGGCTTTTCAGGGACAGGTTGCCAGCCTAGCCATGCATCCATATGGTTGTCGTGTTATTCAG AGAATCCTCGAGCATTGCAGCAATGGTTCAGATGGTTTAATAGATGAAATCTTGCAGTCCACTTGCATCCTGGCACAAGATCAGTATGGAAACTATGTCACACAG CATGTTTTggagaaaggaaaagcgcatgaaaGGAGCCAAATCATCAGTAAATTGGCTAGGCAGGTCGTGCCCATGAGCCAAAACAAATTTGCATCCAATGTCATAGAGAAGTGTTTCCAACATGGGGATGTAGCAGAGCGGGATCTTTTGATCAAGAAGATTCTGGAACagactgagggaaataattatttGCTG GTGATGATGAAGGACCAGTTTGCTAATTATGTGGTTCAGAAGATACTTGAAACATGCAATGGACAACAGAGGGATGCTCTTGTCAGTCGTATGAAGGGTCACTTGCAAGCGCTGAGGAAGTACACCTTCGGCAAACATATCGCCAGCCGAATCGAGCAGTTCCCTGGTGACGACG GTGCTGCGCCGCCGGGCTCCCAGAAGAAAGCCTGA